The segment AGTTTCGCCATGTCGCAATTTTCTGATCATCTTTACTACTTGCAAATGAAAAAACTCTTTTTAGCCAGTATTTTAATTGCTCTTTGTTTCCCTGTTTTTTCGCAGAAAGCATCCCAAAAAATGCCAAAAGATTCAAAAAAGTCTGCTACAAAGACTAGTGGGAATCCTGTTTTTCCAGGATGGTATGCAGATCCGGAGGGTGTTTTATTTAAAGGGAAATACTGGATTTACCCTACCTATTCAGCACCTTACAATCAACAGGTGTTTTTTGACGCCTTTTCTTCTCCTGATCTGGTGATCTGGACTAAACACGAACGTATACTGGATACAACGCAGGTAAAGTGGGCCAAAAGAGCTATATGGGCACCTGCTATTGTTGAAAAAGAAGGAAAGTACTATTTATTCTTTGGTGCAAATGATATTCAAAACGATCAGGAATATGGTGGAATAGGAGTAGCTGTAGCAGATAAGCCGGAAGGACCGTTTAAGGATCATCTGGGTAAGCCATTGATCGATAAGTTTCATAATGGGGCTCAACCTATTGATCAGTTTGTTTTTAAAGATAAGGATGGACAATATTATATGATTTATGGTGGATGGTCACATTGTAATATTGCCAAGCTGAGCAAAGATTTTAAAGGATTTGTGCCATTTGAAGATGGAACTACTTTTAAAGAAATTACACCTAAAGGGTATGTAGAAGGACCTTTTATGTTTATACGGAATGGTAAATATTACTTCATGTGGTCTGAAGGTGGTTGGACAGGACCTAATTATTCTGTTGCCTATGCCATTGCGGATTCTCCTATGGGGCCATTCCAGCGGATTGGAAAAATTTTACAACAGGACGCTCAGGTTGCAACAGGTGCTGGGCATCATTCAGTAATTCATGTGGACAAGAAAGACAAGTGGTATATTGTATATCATCGTCGTCCATTAGGAGAGACAGATGGTAACCACCGGGTTACTTGCATTGATATGCTTGAATTTGATGAAAATGGACATATAAAACCAGTCAAGATCACGAATGAAGGTGTTGCTGCTCAACCTTTAAAATAAGGCTTTGCGGTCTCAGAGTTCAATGATTCCTGAGACCGCAATATGAGTTATCCCGAATGATAGCTAGCGACTCGCTTGCTGAGCGACATCTACTGGATTCATGACAAAGAAACCCATACATTAAGTTCGCAATAAAAGTTTCGTTGCGGTTTATTCACGGCAGGCAACTACTTGCGGTGAACTATACACAAACGAAAAAGTGATTGGAGTTCCAGTCAAAATAAAATCTGCCGTGAGTTATGTTCAAAAGCAAAACTGCCATGAATAAAACGCAATTTATCAGCCGATAAGTAGGACGTCTTGTCCTTGCTAAAAAATAGTTTGCCGTGAACTATGCGCAAATCAGAAATCCTCCCTGGATTCACCTTCTCTTCCTAAGACTTGAGATCATTCATAGATCCCCAAATGATAAAATATCTTCAATATGCCAGCTTTGCTGGTTATTATAATAAAGAAATCCGTTTCGTATTTCCAATGGAGAGCTAATATTATTATGATATAACTGACCTGTTCCCAGCCCTTGTGGAATAAGATTGTTTAAATAGGCCGTAAACTGCGCAATGGCATTAAGACCAATATTAGATTCCAGTGCGGATGTAATCCACCAGCCTATATGTTGCTGTTCTGCCAGTTCAATCCATTCCTGACAATGCCGAAATCCTCCCAGTAACGAAGGTTTCAAAATAATGTATTGAGGCTTAATCTTCTGAAGCAATCTTTCTTTCTCCTGATAGGTAGTAATGCCAATCAGTTCTTCATCCAATGCAATCGGTAGGGGAGTCGTTGCGCAAAGTTGAGCTAGTATGTCTGTTTGTCTTTGCTTAATAGGCTGCTCAATAGAATGTAAGTCATACTGAGAGAGGATTGTTAATTTTTTAAGGGCTTCTTTAGGTGTGAAGGCTCCATTCGCATCTACCCGTAATATGATTTGTTCGGGTGTATAGTATTTGCGGATGGACTCCAATAACGCACATTCCTTCTCAAAGTTAATAGCTCCAATCTTCATTTTAATACAGTGATATCCTGCTCTGAGTTTTGTCTCAATCTGCTCCCTCATAAACTCTTCCTTTCCCATCCAGATAAGTCCATTGATTTCAATACCGGCTTCTCCACGACTAAAAGGAGTATCAAATAAAAATCGCTTGCCATTGTTGATTAGATCCAGACATGCTGTTTCGACTCCGAATACAATGGAAGGATAGCTTTCATCAACAAGCTGTGGTAGTGTGTTGGTACTATCTATTGACAAAAGCTTTTTATTGATGATGTTACAGATCTTTTTTATCTGTAATTCATAATCGGGAACATCATCTATGCTAAGACCTCGGAGAGGGGCACATTCTCCCAACCCAAAAACAGACGGATTGCTTGAATCCCAAAGCTTAATGTAATAGGTATCTCGTTCAGTAAGAATACCACGGGATGTTCCTGCTTCAAATGTAAATTGTAAGGTGTGTTTCTGATAGGATGCCTGTAACATATCTAGTCATGACTGAATCAAATAGCAAAAGTAGTAGTTTCAGTATGGATTTTTTTAGTAAAAATAAAATTGCTCTATACTACTTTAAAGAAAAAGGTAAGTATACCATACAAAAGAGTCGTATCTTTGGTTATCAGTTAGTTATAGTTAGATGGGTAGTTATTTTATTGGTGATGAAAGGGTTACTGTCTATGTAATATTTCAGCTCTGGTATAAAGATTTAGGGAGTAATATACTGAGAATGCATTAATTTTTTCAAGATGATGACACAAATAAAACGCTTGGCAACTGCAATCGGAATATTATTTCTGGTATTGTTTATTATTATCATTTTTAACCAGTTGATGCAGGTATACCTGTATGCTTCTACTGTGAATCATACATTAGGAATTGTTGTGCTAACTGTATTGACAACTGTCTTTGTTGTTCTTTTGGTTGTTCCGGTCGCATTATTTTTTCGATTGCCTAAACCTTTGCTGGCTCCGGACTCTGAAGATGATATGCCTGCCTATATTCCTCAATTATCAGCACGATTGGCAAAGAACAAGATGCTGTTAGGACATACGTTTGACTGGTCGCAAAAGGAAGAGTTGCAAAGAGCTTTGTATGTACTGGATACTCAAGCAAATGAAATTATTCAAAAAACAGCAAGAAATGTATTTTTATCTACCTCTATCTCTCAGAATGGGAAATTAGATGCCTTAATGGTCTTTTCTACCCATACCAAAATGATTTGGGATATTGCGCATATTTATTACCAGAGACCCACTCTGAAAGATATGATTTCACTGTATTCGAATGTTGGCACCACTACTTTATTGGCAACGCAAATAGAAGATCTGGATATTTCGGAGCAGTTAGAACCTGTTTTAGGAACAGTTTTGCAAGGTTCTGCTGTAAGGTCTATACCTTTTATAGGGCCATTGAGTAGTGTGATTATGGATTCTTTACTGGAAGGTTCTGTTAATGCCTTTCTAACATTGCGTGTTGGTGTTATTACTAAGCGATATTGTGGTACTTTAGAACCTTTTAATCCCAAAAAGGCCCGAAAAGCTGCTATTGCAGAAGCTTCTGTCATGCTAAAGGTTTTGGTACTACAGGTATCCGGGCAGGTAGTTAATGCTATTTTGAAAACAGCTCGGAATGCAGGCTCAAATACTGTTCGTTCAGGAATGGAGCTAGCTGGAAAAGCAACCCGAAATGTTAAACGAGGTTTTTTCGGGTGGTTTCGTTCTGCAGCATCAGAGCCTTCTCAAGAGCAATAGATCTTTTATCAAAGTAGTTCTTGCGATATTCTTCTTTTAACTTTTACTCTTCCTCCCTTCATTACAAAGAGCCACGTTCTTTTGTAAGTATTTCCTGCACTTACTTGTAAAGTGATATTACTCACAGAAAATCATACATCTGTGATAAAAAATGTAGAAAAACCTTTGCAGATATACTTCTATCTGTAAATTTGTGGTACTTTTTTGATAAATTATTGTAATATATTTTTAGTAGAATTTTGTTTTTCTCCATTTTTGCCATACATCCTATTTAAATTTTATCGATTTCTTAAAATTATCTTTTATGCCAGCAGGTTTTTGCCATGAAAATATTTGGTTTAGTATGCGGACTTTTAGTGACTTTCAGTGTAGTTGCAGGTAATCCCAGTTCTCAAAATTGGCACCAAGGTGAGTTAGTTCTACTTAATGAACAGACAGTTAACGGAGAATTTAGCTATGACGCTTTTACAGATCTTATCCAGGTAAAAGATGAAAGAGTAGTAAAAGTATATTCTGCGAGACAGGTTCGTGCTTTCGGTTATTTTGATGAGAAGAGTAATCAAATGCGCCGTTTCCTCAGTTTGTCATATCCAGTACGAAGAAATAGAAATCAAAAGGCTTTTTTTGAGATAGTGCTTACAGGTGAAATGTATCTGTTACGTCGATTGCATAACATGCGCAGTTCTAATCCCACTCAATTAAATGCAATGGAATCAGATTCGCCATGGTATGATAAGAAAAATGCCTATGAATATTTTGTCTATGCAAACGATCATTTTATTCCGATTAGTCAGTTTCGCAGACGTATCTATCCTATCCTGATGAAAGAATATAAAGAACAGCTTGAAGTTTTTATTAAAGACAAGAAATTGAATATCTATACGCAACGGGGAAAGTTTATGCTGATCAATCAATATAACGTATTGAAGAGCCCTGATAAGATTTCTTTGTTCTAAAGTATATGCCTAAAAGAGGGAATTGAAAGATTCTCTCTTTTAGTTTCCATTGGTATACTTCATCATAAACTCGCCCAAGTTAACATCCGTATCCAGATTCATCTTTTTACGTAGACGATATCTTTTCAATTCAACGCTACGATAGGTGATGTTAAATAGCTGTGCTATCTCTTTTGTTGACAGGTTCATTCTAAGATAAGCTGCCAGTCGTAGGTCACTGGGAGTAAGGGTGGGATATTCATGAATAAGTTTTTGGAGGAATTCTTCATGAACCCGATTAAAATTGGATTCAAATATCTGCCAGTCGTGATCTGTGGAGATATTACTTTCCAATAAATGTATAATTTCTTTGAAGGAAGATGAATTAGATTTTGATCCCAGTTCTGTTTTTATATCCAGTACTTCCTGTTTGATTTGTAGTAGCAATTCGTTCTTTTTAATCAACGTCATTGTTGAGTTAGCCAATTCTTCTGACTTACGGATAACATCCTGTTCGAGCTGCTGATTGCGTAATTGTATAATCTCCTTTTGACTTTCCTCTTCCTGTTTACGTAGCTTCTTCTCCAGTTTCCGTCTGACACGTTCCTGATGTGCTTTTACTCTTTGTAAATGTAACCAATATGAAAAAATACAGGCACCTATCAGCATTAGTACATAAATACTGATGCTCCATTGATTCCAGTACCAGGGAGAGAGAATTTCAAACTCCAGTTGTGTCTCTTTTTTACTTAAGTTGGATCGTAGATGAAATATATATTTTCCTGGTGCCAGGTTATTAAATTCTTTCTGATCCATAGTCTGGAAATTTGACCATCCTTTGGACGAGTTCTCTAGCCAGAAGCTATACTTGGCTTCATTGCCATAATGAGGTGTAGAGAAGCTAATGATAAGACTATTCTGATTGTAGTTGAATGCAAACGCAGGATAGTTGTCATCAGTACGGAATGTCTGGCCTAATGTAGGAAAGTCCAGAGGGACAATACTGCGAATAACAGGTGGTTGTATGGTTGACGAAAGTAATGATGTAATAAGGTTTTCCGGTAGTACACCAAAGCCATTCTCCAGACAAATCAAATGAGTACGATTATCAATAGATACCAGATTTTCGTAATCATCAAACCATTGAAATTTCTTCATAGGTATCTCTTTTATAGAGTTGTCTTTTTCTATGAAGCCTAATGTCCCATCTGTTTTCAACACAAATGACGCAGATGGGTTTATTGGAAAAAACTTACGGGCTTTATCTGGCCCAAGTTGTTTCTGGAGGTTGGTTGCAGGTTCAAATACATTATGGTCTGGGTCAAATTGGAGGACCTGCTGATTGGTAGTCACTATAACTCTTTTATTTATCTGGCATAGATTGACTGCCGCACTTTTAAGTTCTGGAGTTTCATAGCTCCAGATGGAATCCATTTTTTGCGTATCTGCTGATAGTTTTATCCTGTTCAGGCCTTTAGAGACTTTGTTTACCCAGATATAACCGAAATCATCTTCTTCCAGTTGATTTACAGGGGCTGAAAATCCAGAAACTGTATGAGCTAGTTCCCATTGAAAGGACGCATTCTTTTTGTAAATACACAGTTGTGTATATGTTCCCTGAAGTAATAGATCAGGATGTTTTTTGAGCTTTCGTATTATCCACCCGCCCGTTACTGAGGAAATTTGTTTTGCCTGGGTGCCTTCAATCAGAAAAGTGCCATTGTTATGTCCGCAGAGGAGTTGATTATCTATGACTTCCAGATCCCATACCTGTCCCTGAGTTTTGGGAACAAGTTGAAAATCTGCTTCTCTTGATTGTAGATATGAAACAAAAAGGCCATGGTTAGTACCCAGATAAAGCTTCTTTTCAAATAAAGCAATATCATAGACTGTACCTAAATGGCCATCATAATCCTGATAATAACGCAATGGAGAATTAATCAGAATAAGACTAATGCCTTTGTCCATTCCAGTCCAGAGATTACCATCTGCATCCTTATATAGAGACAGTATTGTATTGTTTTGTAATCCATTTTTCTGATTCAGATGCTGAATGATTTCGCCTTGTGTATTTGTGATAACAATACCATTGAGAATAGTTCCAAATGCATAGGTAGTATCATTTAACATCACTCCCCGATTTAACTGATTCTGTAGTAAAAAGGCATTGGTAGTTGTATTAAATGGTTGAAAATCGTTACCATCATAAAGATATATTCCCCGATTCGTGCCGATTACGATAGTTTGATCACGCCCTGGTAGAATGGTGTTGACAGATTCTTTGCCTAAAAAAGAACTATTGTCAATGAAAGAGAATGATTTGTGTTTGAATTCATACAGACCCTTATCGATTACACCTAGTAAGACCCTGCCATTTACCTGATAGGCAAACATGATATTGCCCGGAGGTGATAAATTGGTGATCTTATTATTCTGATAAAGATAAATAAAGGCGAAAGATTGAAATAAAATACCTTCAGATGTAGGTAGAATATTCCATATCTCTTCTCCTGCAAAAGAAGGATCATTAATCAGAGCTTTGAGGGAATGGTAAGTCAGTTTACCCGTTTTGTCAGATTGCCAATAACCAAACTCTCCTAAGCCCCCGGTATAAATTCGGCCATCTATACCTGCAACGGCCGATCTGACTTTTTGTTTATTCGGCAGTTCATATACTTCCCAATGATTACCATCATATTCGATTAAGCCTTTTGAATTAGCAAAGTACATAAATCGAGTCTGTGACTCTTGTGTAATTCCCCAATTCTGATGATAGGCATTATAAGTTTGTTTGGTAAAGTTGAGTATCTCAGGTTTACAAATAGTTTCAATCTTTTGTCCATAGGATACACTTGGTATAATGATAAAGAGTAGCCAAAGTTTTCTCCTCACTAAAAAAGGTATGTGGGACAATAAAGTTTTAAATA is part of the Xanthocytophaga agilis genome and harbors:
- a CDS encoding glycoside hydrolase family 43 protein, producing the protein MPKDSKKSATKTSGNPVFPGWYADPEGVLFKGKYWIYPTYSAPYNQQVFFDAFSSPDLVIWTKHERILDTTQVKWAKRAIWAPAIVEKEGKYYLFFGANDIQNDQEYGGIGVAVADKPEGPFKDHLGKPLIDKFHNGAQPIDQFVFKDKDGQYYMIYGGWSHCNIAKLSKDFKGFVPFEDGTTFKEITPKGYVEGPFMFIRNGKYYFMWSEGGWTGPNYSVAYAIADSPMGPFQRIGKILQQDAQVATGAGHHSVIHVDKKDKWYIVYHRRPLGETDGNHRVTCIDMLEFDENGHIKPVKITNEGVAAQPLK
- a CDS encoding DUF697 domain-containing protein, which gives rise to MMTQIKRLATAIGILFLVLFIIIIFNQLMQVYLYASTVNHTLGIVVLTVLTTVFVVLLVVPVALFFRLPKPLLAPDSEDDMPAYIPQLSARLAKNKMLLGHTFDWSQKEELQRALYVLDTQANEIIQKTARNVFLSTSISQNGKLDALMVFSTHTKMIWDIAHIYYQRPTLKDMISLYSNVGTTTLLATQIEDLDISEQLEPVLGTVLQGSAVRSIPFIGPLSSVIMDSLLEGSVNAFLTLRVGVITKRYCGTLEPFNPKKARKAAIAEASVMLKVLVLQVSGQVVNAILKTARNAGSNTVRSGMELAGKATRNVKRGFFGWFRSAASEPSQEQ
- a CDS encoding o-succinylbenzoate synthase, whose protein sequence is MLQASYQKHTLQFTFEAGTSRGILTERDTYYIKLWDSSNPSVFGLGECAPLRGLSIDDVPDYELQIKKICNIINKKLLSIDSTNTLPQLVDESYPSIVFGVETACLDLINNGKRFLFDTPFSRGEAGIEINGLIWMGKEEFMREQIETKLRAGYHCIKMKIGAINFEKECALLESIRKYYTPEQIILRVDANGAFTPKEALKKLTILSQYDLHSIEQPIKQRQTDILAQLCATTPLPIALDEELIGITTYQEKERLLQKIKPQYIILKPSLLGGFRHCQEWIELAEQQHIGWWITSALESNIGLNAIAQFTAYLNNLIPQGLGTGQLYHNNISSPLEIRNGFLYYNNQQSWHIEDILSFGDL
- a CDS encoding helix-turn-helix and ligand-binding sensor domain-containing protein, whose product is MRRKLWLLFIIIPSVSYGQKIETICKPEILNFTKQTYNAYHQNWGITQESQTRFMYFANSKGLIEYDGNHWEVYELPNKQKVRSAVAGIDGRIYTGGLGEFGYWQSDKTGKLTYHSLKALINDPSFAGEEIWNILPTSEGILFQSFAFIYLYQNNKITNLSPPGNIMFAYQVNGRVLLGVIDKGLYEFKHKSFSFIDNSSFLGKESVNTILPGRDQTIVIGTNRGIYLYDGNDFQPFNTTTNAFLLQNQLNRGVMLNDTTYAFGTILNGIVITNTQGEIIQHLNQKNGLQNNTILSLYKDADGNLWTGMDKGISLILINSPLRYYQDYDGHLGTVYDIALFEKKLYLGTNHGLFVSYLQSREADFQLVPKTQGQVWDLEVIDNQLLCGHNNGTFLIEGTQAKQISSVTGGWIIRKLKKHPDLLLQGTYTQLCIYKKNASFQWELAHTVSGFSAPVNQLEEDDFGYIWVNKVSKGLNRIKLSADTQKMDSIWSYETPELKSAAVNLCQINKRVIVTTNQQVLQFDPDHNVFEPATNLQKQLGPDKARKFFPINPSASFVLKTDGTLGFIEKDNSIKEIPMKKFQWFDDYENLVSIDNRTHLICLENGFGVLPENLITSLLSSTIQPPVIRSIVPLDFPTLGQTFRTDDNYPAFAFNYNQNSLIISFSTPHYGNEAKYSFWLENSSKGWSNFQTMDQKEFNNLAPGKYIFHLRSNLSKKETQLEFEILSPWYWNQWSISIYVLMLIGACIFSYWLHLQRVKAHQERVRRKLEKKLRKQEEESQKEIIQLRNQQLEQDVIRKSEELANSTMTLIKKNELLLQIKQEVLDIKTELGSKSNSSSFKEIIHLLESNISTDHDWQIFESNFNRVHEEFLQKLIHEYPTLTPSDLRLAAYLRMNLSTKEIAQLFNITYRSVELKRYRLRKKMNLDTDVNLGEFMMKYTNGN